The nucleotide sequence GCCACAGTAAAGTCGTCTGTTCCACGTTGCGTTTGCTCGGGTGGAACATCATTGGCGCCCTTGACGACCACCCACAAGGCCAGACGAGTCTTCCAATTCTAGGTCGTTTATGCGAGATCGACGAGTACTGGAACGTACGAAAATTCATTGGCATCGGATGCAATCGTCTGAGGGCACAGATTGATTGCGACACACTGGTTTTTGTTCCAGGAATCGTCCATCCCGCGTCAACCGTGGACCTATCGGCTTCCGTCTCGGAAGGGGCCGTCGTTATGGCCGGAGCGGTCATTCAGGCCGATGCCGTCGTCGGACGGCACACAATCGTAAACACGCACGCGACCATCGAACATGATTGCACGGTCGGCGACTATTGCCACATTGCCCCGGCAGCATGCCTGACCGGTAATGTCTCGATCGGACAAGGCACGCTTATCGGTGCGGGTGCCACCATCACGCCAGGGGTCTCGGTGGGCAGGTGGGCCGTGGTGGGGGCCGGCGCGACAGTGATTAACAACATCGCAGATGGCCAAGTTGTGGTGGGAACACCAGCCCGCCCGATTCGGCAAACAGACACGATTCGCCCAAAGAGATGAAGAAGACTTAACATGCCGACACAAACTGGATCCCATAGCCGAATCTATTTGTCCCCCCCGTGCATGACTGACTCGGAGCGGACTGCGCTTTTACGAGCCTTTGATTCGGGTTGGGTCGCCCCGATCGGACCAGAGATTGATGCATTTGAAACCGAGTTCGCCGAAAGGGTTGGGGTTCGTCATGCCGTTGCATTAAGCAGCGGAACAGCTGCCTTGCACCTTGCCTTGCTCGCTTGCGGTGTGATGCCGGGAGACCGAGTCGCTGTCTCAACATTGACCTTTGTCGCTTCAGCAAATGTGATCCGCTACGTTGGCGCTCACCCAATCTTCATTGATAGTGAAGAAGCGTCGTGGAATATCGACCCGCAGCTCTTAAGGGAAGAGATTCGCGAACAAGATGCCAAGGGGACTCCGATCCGAGCAGTGATTGCCGTCGACTTATTTGGTCAATGCGCCGATTACACCAGAATCCGAAATACGTGCAACGAATTCGGTGTTCGGTTGATTGAGGATGCGGCGGAAGCACTGGGGGCACAATGCAATGGGGCGTCGGCAGGTTCATTTGGCGAAATCGGCTGTTTCTCATTCAACGGAAACAAAATCATCACAACCAGTGGTGGTGGAATGCTTGTCACCAATCATGCCGCGCTGGCTGAATCAGTAAAACGCTGGGCAACACAGTCGAGGTTGCCGACACGACACTACGAGCATTCCGAGCTCGGCTACAACTATCGCCTGAGCAATCTCCTGGCCGCGATCGGGCGTGCTCAGCTGGCACGACTTGATGAGACCGTGAGACGCAGGAGACAAATTTTTGATCAATACGTCTCTCGGCTCGGGCCCCTTTCGGGCATCCGCTTCATGCCCGAGGCACCTGGGAACACATGCTCGCGATGGCTTACGGTTGCCTTGATTGACGAATCAGAATTTGGCTGTGGACGTGACGCCGTCATCGATGCGTT is from Crateriforma conspicua and encodes:
- a CDS encoding acetyltransferase yields the protein MPEIMVQQAKLTENADSQGRIWHENNVLVIGAGGHSKVVCSTLRLLGWNIIGALDDHPQGQTSLPILGRLCEIDEYWNVRKFIGIGCNRLRAQIDCDTLVFVPGIVHPASTVDLSASVSEGAVVMAGAVIQADAVVGRHTIVNTHATIEHDCTVGDYCHIAPAACLTGNVSIGQGTLIGAGATITPGVSVGRWAVVGAGATVINNIADGQVVVGTPARPIRQTDTIRPKR
- a CDS encoding DegT/DnrJ/EryC1/StrS family aminotransferase, which codes for MTDSERTALLRAFDSGWVAPIGPEIDAFETEFAERVGVRHAVALSSGTAALHLALLACGVMPGDRVAVSTLTFVASANVIRYVGAHPIFIDSEEASWNIDPQLLREEIREQDAKGTPIRAVIAVDLFGQCADYTRIRNTCNEFGVRLIEDAAEALGAQCNGASAGSFGEIGCFSFNGNKIITTSGGGMLVTNHAALAESVKRWATQSRLPTRHYEHSELGYNYRLSNLLAAIGRAQLARLDETVRRRRQIFDQYVSRLGPLSGIRFMPEAPGNTCSRWLTVALIDESEFGCGRDAVIDALEQQNIESRPTWKPMHLQALYEGATIRGGSVSERIFTEGVCLPSGTSMSDDAVDRVCDVVQATASRLTISNA